The nucleotide window AGCGTTCCGTCGCTCATAACGCCGGCGAGCAGCGGGAAGGCGTCATCCGATCCCTGGGAGCCGAGCTCGAAGTCGAGGACATAGGCACCCCCGGCCTCGCGCGGACTGACCGTCTGCAGGCCCGGCACGATGAGCCTCTGATAGTCCTCGATCCTGCCCTTGATCTCCGGCATCTCCTGCTGGAGCCAGAGCAGGACTGCGGCCAGGTTCCCGGCCTCGCGCTCAAGCCCCTTGCCCACCCCATGATGCGTCACCAGGCGCATCGCATCAGGCCGGGGCGCACTCACGGCTGTGGAGAGCAGGGCCCTGCGGACGGCCGCGAAGTGGTCATACCCTGCCAAGGCCCCAAGGATCAGGGACGAGCCCTCAATCGCGGGCACAGGTATCCGCACGCCATCGACCTCGGCCATGCTTGTCTCGGTGGAGAAGCCAGCACAGTGTGCGCCGTCCGCGGTGCGCACAGTGCACTTCTCGGAGTGCACCGTGATCACTGGTGCGATGGTCGGTGTGACGGTGAAGGACACCGAGTACGTACAACTGCCACCGCCGGGGAGACCCTCGATCTCCACCTCCACCTCAACGCGGGGCGCCTGCAGCCTGCGTGAGCCTCGATAGGCGATCTGGTCCGCACCACGATCATCGATGGCCTCGTCCAAGCCACTGGAGAGCGCCTCCTTGAGGAAGGCGAGGGCGTCGAGGATATTCGACTTCCCTGCCCCGTTCGGGCCCACGAGCACCGCCAGGTCTCCCAGTGCCAGATCGCAGGAGGCGACACTGCGGTAGTTCGTCAGCCGCAGCCGCCGGATGCGCGCCCCTGAGGTGGTGTTCATGGCCTCAGCCTATCGGCCACCAACCAACGA belongs to Actinomyces capricornis and includes:
- a CDS encoding AAA family ATPase, translated to MNTTSGARIRRLRLTNYRSVASCDLALGDLAVLVGPNGAGKSNILDALAFLKEALSSGLDEAIDDRGADQIAYRGSRRLQAPRVEVEVEIEGLPGGGSCTYSVSFTVTPTIAPVITVHSEKCTVRTADGAHCAGFSTETSMAEVDGVRIPVPAIEGSSLILGALAGYDHFAAVRRALLSTAVSAPRPDAMRLVTHHGVGKGLEREAGNLAAVLLWLQQEMPEIKGRIEDYQRLIVPGLQTVSPREAGGAYVLDFELGSQGSDDAFPLLAGVMSDGTLRALGILTALFAPQGDGVLGPVVVEEPETALHPAAAGILFDALRDASYRRQVLVTTHSGDLLDAGDLAPSELFAVRSEAGGTHVGPLDAGGRLALDESLFSAGELLRTDQLQPAPDSLS